One window of the Klebsiella oxytoca genome contains the following:
- a CDS encoding DUF423 domain-containing protein yields the protein MTSRFMLIFAAISGFIFVALGAFGAHVLSKTMGVAEMGWIHTGLQYQAFHTLAIFGLAVAMQRRISIWFYWSSVFMALGTVLFSGSLYCLALSHLRLWAFVTPVGGVCFLAGWILMLIGAIRLKRKGVVHE from the coding sequence ATGACCAGCCGTTTTATGCTGATATTCGCCGCGATAAGCGGTTTTATCTTTGTAGCTCTTGGCGCGTTCGGCGCGCACGTTTTAAGTAAAACGATGGGCGTTGCGGAAATGGGTTGGATCCACACCGGCCTGCAGTATCAGGCTTTCCATACGCTGGCGATTTTCGGCCTGGCGGTGGCGATGCAGCGCCGCATCAGCATCTGGTTTTACTGGAGCAGCGTCTTTATGGCGCTTGGTACCGTTCTTTTTAGCGGCAGCCTCTATTGTCTGGCGCTGTCGCATTTACGCCTGTGGGCGTTCGTTACGCCGGTCGGGGGCGTCTGTTTCCTCGCCGGTTGGATATTAATGCTAATTGGTGCAATTCGTCTGAAACGTAAGGGCGTTGTTCATGAATAA